In a single window of the Nicotiana tomentosiformis chromosome 8, ASM39032v3, whole genome shotgun sequence genome:
- the LOC138897451 gene encoding uncharacterized protein, with amino-acid sequence MGFNQQGRHGGRFQQHRKPPCPRCGKMNLGIFYMDLPICYRCGLRVHIQRDCHSSAATTCAASLPARGTPTPAGRGEARGGAQSLGESGRFYAMRGHQNSEASPDVVTGILTVQSHDVYGLIYPGSTLSYVTPYIGMEFGIEPE; translated from the coding sequence atgggatttaatcagcagggtcgtcatggtggtagattccagcagcataggaagcccccatgccctaggtgtggaaagatgaaCCTAGGAATATTCTACATGGACCTACCCATATGCTACAGATGCGGATTGAGGgttcacattcagagggattgtcattcgtctgcagctactacatgcgcagcatctcttccagctcgaggcactccaacacccgcagggcgtggtgaagctaggggtggagcacaaagTTTGGGAGAATctggccgtttctatgctatgaggggtcaccagaattcagaggcttctccagatgttgtcacaggtatattaaccgtccaatctcatgatgtatatggtCTTATttatcccggttccactttgtcatatgtcacaccttatattggtatggaatttgggatagaaccagaatag